A window from candidate division KSB1 bacterium encodes these proteins:
- a CDS encoding integration host factor subunit beta: protein MKTTVTKRDIANRVAREVDERFPLTEKIVSALFTILREVMAEADPEVRIEIRDFGVFEVKTTKAKPKARNPKTGETVYVSPRRKTHFKPGKLLKKELKRPL from the coding sequence ATGAAGACTACCGTAACAAAGAGGGATATTGCTAATCGAGTTGCCCGTGAAGTGGATGAAAGATTTCCATTAACAGAAAAAATTGTGTCTGCATTGTTTACGATTTTGCGAGAAGTTATGGCAGAAGCTGACCCTGAAGTAAGGATTGAGATTCGTGATTTCGGTGTTTTCGAAGTAAAGACGACAAAAGCAAAGCCCAAAGCTCGTAACCCCAAAACCGGTGAGACTGTTTATGTTTCCCCAAGAAGGAAAACACATTTCAAACCAGGGAAATTACTTAAAAAGGAGTTAAAAAGACCTCTCTAA
- a CDS encoding protein kinase, with product MIGQTIPPRRDKILSKLGEGGMGLVYKAQDLKLDRFEALKFLQPHIAKHGEERKRFRVEAQAAAGLNHSNIAIIYSIEEFKLASAEEGDEMFIDMEYIKGKTLKDKIETGPLSIDETLNLAIPMARGLQTAHEE from the coding sequence ATGATCGGCCAAACCATCCCGCCCAGGCGGGACAAAATCCTTTCCAAGCTCGGCGAAGGCGGGATGGGTTTGGTCTATAAAGCCCAGGACCTTAAGCTCGACCGGTTTGAAGCGCTCAAGTTTCTGCAACCACATATCGCAAAGCATGGTGAGGAACGAAAACGCTTCAGAGTTGAAGCGCAAGCGGCTGCTGGTCTGAACCATTCTAACATCGCTATCATTTACAGCATCGAAGAATTCAAGCTTGCCTCCGCGGAAGAGGGGGATGAGATGTTCATTGACATGGAATATATCAAGGGTAAAACACTAAAGGACAAAATCGAAACCGGTCCCCTGTCTATTGATGAAACTCTAAATCTTGCCATTCCTATGGCACGAGGCTTACAAACTGCCCATGAGGAATGA